The following coding sequences lie in one Mesorhizobium sp. NZP2298 genomic window:
- a CDS encoding ABC transporter ATP-binding protein, translating to MGGTVSADHDGTNLLEVRGLTKIFGTLTACDHVDLNIAKGEIHALLGENGAGKSTLVKMLFGSLEPNSGEIFWNGQAVRITSPGAAKKLGIGMVFQHFSLFEALTAAENIALSLDDGAPISSIAAKARALSYSYGLPLDPDSLVGDLSVGERQRIEIIRCLLQTPQLIILDEPTSVLTPQEADKLFETLERLRAEGKSILYISHRLEEVKRICDRATVLRHGKVVGHCNPREETASSLARMMVGNEVQAVVRAPVEGIETAQPLLEIRGLSRKPATPFSIPLKNINLNVRAGEVIGIAGVAGNGQGEFFESVSGEVLQQDAASVRIRGKDAGGLTITGRRLLGAAFVPEERLGHGAAPRMKLSENLLLSRHATDGKAFVGTGGMVKSGAVYAAAQRIILAMDVRKSAPDPEAAALSGGNLQKFIVGRELDRRPSVMVVNQPTWGVDAGAAAHIRQALIELSRSGSAVLVISQDLDELFEISDAIAVMHNGELSKPMPIAEATFEKVGLLMGGAEPGHAEHTLETA from the coding sequence ATGGGAGGCACTGTGAGTGCAGATCATGATGGGACGAACCTGCTTGAGGTTCGTGGCCTGACCAAGATATTCGGCACGCTGACCGCGTGCGATCATGTCGATCTCAACATCGCCAAGGGTGAAATCCACGCGCTGCTTGGCGAGAACGGCGCCGGCAAATCGACGCTGGTCAAGATGCTGTTCGGCTCGCTGGAGCCCAATTCCGGCGAGATTTTCTGGAACGGCCAGGCGGTGCGCATCACCAGCCCGGGTGCCGCAAAGAAGCTCGGCATCGGCATGGTGTTCCAGCATTTTTCGCTGTTCGAGGCGCTGACCGCAGCCGAGAACATCGCGCTGTCGCTCGATGACGGCGCGCCGATCAGCAGCATCGCCGCGAAGGCAAGGGCGCTGTCCTACAGCTACGGCCTGCCGCTCGATCCGGACTCGCTGGTCGGCGACCTGTCGGTCGGCGAACGCCAGCGTATCGAGATCATCCGTTGCCTGCTGCAGACGCCGCAGCTCATCATCCTTGACGAGCCGACCTCGGTGCTGACGCCGCAGGAAGCCGACAAGCTGTTCGAGACGCTGGAGCGGCTGCGCGCGGAAGGCAAATCGATCCTCTACATTTCGCACCGGCTCGAGGAGGTCAAACGCATCTGCGACCGCGCCACCGTGTTGCGGCATGGCAAGGTGGTCGGTCACTGCAACCCGCGCGAGGAAACCGCCTCGTCGCTCGCGCGCATGATGGTTGGCAACGAGGTTCAGGCTGTGGTGCGGGCTCCGGTCGAGGGGATCGAAACAGCGCAGCCGCTGCTCGAAATCCGCGGCCTCAGCCGCAAGCCGGCGACGCCGTTCTCCATTCCGCTCAAGAACATCAACCTCAATGTCCGCGCCGGCGAGGTGATCGGCATTGCCGGTGTCGCCGGCAACGGCCAGGGCGAGTTCTTCGAATCCGTCTCCGGCGAGGTCTTGCAGCAGGATGCCGCCTCGGTGCGCATCCGCGGCAAGGATGCGGGTGGTCTCACCATCACCGGACGGCGCCTGCTTGGTGCCGCCTTCGTGCCGGAGGAGCGCCTCGGCCATGGTGCCGCGCCGCGCATGAAACTCTCGGAAAACCTTTTGCTCTCGCGCCACGCGACCGACGGCAAGGCGTTTGTCGGCACTGGCGGGATGGTCAAAAGCGGCGCCGTCTACGCTGCCGCGCAACGCATCATCCTGGCCATGGATGTGCGCAAGAGCGCGCCGGATCCGGAAGCGGCCGCACTTTCGGGCGGCAATCTGCAAAAATTCATCGTTGGCCGCGAACTCGACCGCCGCCCAAGCGTCATGGTGGTCAACCAACCGACCTGGGGCGTCGACGCCGGTGCCGCCGCCCATATCCGACAGGCCTTGATCGAGCTGTCGCGCAGCGGCTCGGCGGTTCTGGTGATCAGCCAGGATCTCGACGAGTTGTTCGAGATATCGGACGCGATCGCGGTCATGCACAATGGCGAATTGTCCAAGCCGATGCCGATCGCCGAGGCGACCTTCGAGAAGGTCGGTTTGCTGATGGGTGGCGCCGAGCCCGGCCACGCCGAACACACGCTGGAGACGGCATGA
- a CDS encoding extracellular solute-binding protein encodes MGRVLVWLITAISFLTLSQPALSEPKYAIAMQGEPALPPDYAHFGYVNPDAPKGGSITYCVVGSFDNLNPFILKSLRTTARGMMDTIFGNLVFEPLMQRSADEAFTLYGLLADTADMDPERKSIEFHLNPKAKWSDGQPVTPEDVLFTYDVYTQKGRPPYSDRMARIAKLEKTGDHSVRFTFNDKADREFPLIIALTPIIPKHAFDMDTFDRTTLKPLIGSGPYTIAQVTPGQRIVFKRNPDYWGKDVPAKRGFDNYDQITIEYFLNANAKLEAFKKGLCAIDDDSDPVKRERDLDFPAFHRGEVVSETFDTGIPPVVTGFLFNTRLPKFSNPVVRRALGMLYDFEWANKNLFGGKYTRTMSYWQNSELSALGHPADDRERALLAPYPGRVPAEIMDGTWKPPVTDGSGQDRKVLKAAFDLLKSIGYHVQDGTMLDPDGKPFGFEILTASQDEERLAGIYQRTLEKIGINVSIRSLDGDQIQSRKQRFDFEVLVGSSGFNNSLSPGIEQIGRWSSAAAKTEGSFNLAGVADPAIDAAIDAMLNAHTKEDYVAAVRVLDRLLISGNYMVPMQYNTQQWLAYWNYLEHPQKTPIFGYQLPTWWRKPN; translated from the coding sequence ATGGGCCGCGTTCTTGTTTGGCTGATCACCGCGATATCGTTTCTCACCCTGTCGCAGCCGGCACTGTCGGAGCCAAAATACGCGATTGCCATGCAGGGCGAACCGGCCCTGCCGCCGGACTACGCGCATTTCGGCTACGTCAATCCCGACGCGCCGAAGGGCGGCAGCATCACCTATTGCGTCGTCGGCAGCTTCGATAACCTCAACCCGTTCATCCTGAAAAGCCTGCGTACGACCGCGCGCGGCATGATGGACACGATCTTCGGCAATCTGGTCTTCGAACCGCTGATGCAACGCAGCGCGGATGAGGCTTTCACGCTCTATGGGCTGCTCGCCGACACCGCAGACATGGACCCGGAGCGCAAGAGCATCGAATTCCATCTCAACCCGAAGGCCAAATGGTCGGACGGACAGCCGGTGACGCCAGAAGACGTGCTGTTCACCTATGATGTCTATACGCAAAAGGGCCGCCCGCCCTACAGCGACCGCATGGCCAGGATCGCCAAGCTCGAAAAGACCGGCGACCACAGCGTGCGCTTCACTTTCAACGACAAGGCCGATCGCGAATTTCCCTTGATCATCGCGCTGACGCCGATCATCCCCAAGCATGCCTTTGACATGGACACATTCGACAGGACGACGCTGAAGCCGTTGATCGGCAGCGGACCATACACGATCGCCCAGGTGACGCCCGGCCAGCGCATCGTCTTCAAGCGCAATCCGGACTACTGGGGCAAGGACGTACCCGCCAAGCGCGGCTTCGACAATTACGACCAGATCACCATCGAATATTTCCTCAACGCCAACGCCAAGCTCGAAGCCTTCAAGAAGGGCCTTTGCGCCATCGACGACGACAGTGATCCGGTGAAGCGCGAGCGCGATCTCGACTTTCCCGCCTTCCACAGGGGCGAGGTGGTTTCCGAAACCTTCGACACCGGCATTCCGCCTGTCGTGACCGGTTTCCTGTTCAATACGAGGCTGCCGAAGTTCTCCAACCCGGTGGTTCGGCGCGCGCTCGGCATGCTTTACGATTTCGAGTGGGCCAACAAGAACCTGTTCGGCGGGAAATACACGCGCACGATGAGCTATTGGCAGAATTCCGAACTCTCCGCGCTTGGCCATCCGGCCGACGACAGGGAAAGGGCGCTGCTGGCCCCCTACCCCGGCCGCGTGCCGGCCGAAATCATGGACGGCACCTGGAAACCGCCGGTGACCGATGGTTCAGGCCAGGACCGCAAGGTGCTGAAGGCCGCTTTCGATCTCCTGAAAAGCATCGGTTACCACGTGCAGGACGGCACAATGCTCGATCCCGACGGCAAACCTTTCGGATTCGAGATACTGACCGCTTCGCAGGACGAAGAACGCCTGGCCGGCATCTACCAGCGCACACTGGAAAAGATCGGCATCAACGTCAGCATCCGCAGCCTGGACGGCGACCAGATCCAGTCGCGCAAGCAGCGTTTCGACTTCGAGGTGCTGGTCGGCTCGAGCGGCTTCAACAATTCCTTGTCCCCGGGCATCGAGCAGATCGGGCGTTGGTCGTCCGCTGCGGCCAAGACCGAAGGATCGTTCAATCTTGCCGGTGTCGCCGATCCGGCAATCGACGCCGCGATCGACGCCATGCTGAACGCACATACCAAGGAGGATTATGTCGCCGCCGTTCGCGTTCTCGACCGACTGCTGATCTCGGGCAATTACATGGTGCCGATGCAGTACAACACGCAGCAGTGGCTTGCGTACTGGAATTATCTGGAACATCCGCAGAAGACGCCCATATTCGGTTATCAGCTGCCGACATGGTGGCGCAAGCCGAACTGA
- a CDS encoding invasion associated locus B family protein: protein MTSLNSNAYRLSVMAAGVIGFLGAGLPAASAQQQQQIPQGWFKACTKQEDVDICNVQNIVTAGNGQLVTGVSLIELKGKVNRKVFQVTVPTGRLVPPGIGLQIDTGKAQKLDYVICFPDRCVAEVPLTDQLVASFKKGQGITLTSINFQNQANPIKIALQGFSGAYDGPPLQQSDIEDRQKKLQDFVAKNNQDFAKKLKDEQDKAKTAN from the coding sequence ATGACGAGCCTGAACAGCAACGCGTACCGCCTGTCGGTCATGGCCGCTGGCGTGATCGGCTTTCTGGGCGCAGGACTTCCCGCGGCTTCCGCGCAGCAACAGCAGCAGATACCTCAGGGCTGGTTCAAGGCCTGCACCAAGCAGGAAGACGTCGATATCTGCAACGTCCAGAACATCGTCACCGCCGGCAACGGCCAGCTCGTCACCGGTGTCAGCCTGATCGAACTCAAGGGCAAGGTTAACCGCAAGGTGTTCCAGGTCACGGTGCCGACCGGCCGCCTCGTGCCTCCCGGCATCGGCCTGCAGATCGACACCGGCAAGGCGCAGAAGCTCGACTATGTCATCTGCTTCCCGGATCGTTGCGTGGCGGAAGTGCCACTGACCGACCAGCTCGTCGCCTCGTTCAAGAAAGGTCAGGGTATCACGCTGACCTCGATCAATTTCCAGAACCAGGCCAACCCGATCAAGATCGCGCTGCAGGGCTTCAGCGGCGCCTATGACGGCCCGCCGCTGCAGCAGTCGGACATCGAGGACCGGCAGAAGAAGCTCCAGGACTTCGTGGCCAAGAACAACCAGGACTTCGCCAAGAAGCTCAAGGACGAGCAGGACAAGGCGAAGACCGCCAACTGA
- a CDS encoding quinone oxidoreductase family protein, translated as MSKAIRIHAHGGPEVLTYEDVDPGQPGSGQILVRNRAIGLNFIDVYYRSGLYPPPGGFPLIPGSEAAGVVLEVGQDVDWLKPGDRIAYAVTTGAYAEERVIDASRVVKVPDGISDEQAAAMMLKGMTAEYLLRRTFKVKAGDTILFHAAAGGVGLILGQWAKHLGATVIGTASSTDKIELAKAHGFDHVINYKEQDFVAGVAAITDGRKCDVVYDSVGNDTFPASLDCLRPLGMFVSFGQSSGPIPPFSMSLLAQKGSLFATRPTLFVYNAKREDLDASAAALFEVVLSGTVNIKINQRYALKDAGKAHSDLEGRRTTGTTILVP; from the coding sequence ATGTCCAAAGCGATCCGTATCCACGCCCACGGCGGTCCGGAAGTTCTGACCTATGAGGACGTCGATCCCGGCCAGCCGGGTTCCGGGCAGATCCTGGTCAGGAATAGGGCCATCGGCCTCAACTTCATCGACGTCTATTATCGCTCCGGTCTCTATCCGCCGCCCGGAGGTTTTCCGCTCATTCCGGGCAGCGAGGCCGCCGGCGTGGTGCTGGAGGTAGGGCAGGACGTCGATTGGCTGAAGCCGGGCGACCGGATCGCCTATGCCGTGACGACAGGAGCTTATGCCGAAGAACGCGTCATCGATGCGAGCCGGGTCGTCAAGGTTCCGGACGGCATCAGCGATGAACAGGCCGCCGCGATGATGCTGAAGGGCATGACGGCCGAATATCTGCTGCGCCGGACCTTCAAGGTGAAAGCGGGCGACACGATCCTGTTCCATGCCGCGGCCGGCGGCGTCGGGCTCATTCTCGGCCAATGGGCGAAACATCTCGGTGCGACCGTCATCGGCACGGCGAGTTCAACCGACAAGATCGAACTCGCCAAGGCGCACGGCTTCGACCATGTCATCAACTACAAGGAGCAGGATTTCGTCGCCGGCGTCGCCGCCATCACCGACGGCCGGAAATGCGACGTCGTCTACGATTCGGTGGGCAACGACACGTTCCCGGCTTCGCTCGACTGCCTGAGGCCGCTCGGCATGTTCGTCAGCTTTGGCCAGTCGTCGGGACCAATCCCGCCATTTTCCATGTCGCTCTTGGCGCAGAAGGGGTCGTTGTTCGCCACAAGGCCGACGCTGTTCGTCTACAACGCAAAACGCGAGGACCTCGATGCCTCCGCGGCCGCGCTGTTCGAGGTGGTGCTCAGCGGCACCGTCAACATTAAGATCAACCAGCGCTATGCGCTGAAGGATGCCGGCAAGGCACACTCGGATCTCGAGGGCCGCAGGACAACGGGGACGACTATTCTCGTTCCTTAG
- the pcsA gene encoding phosphatidylcholine synthase: MSKNTTARKAAKKIADRIPRPKKKVTWPQARAFSVHLLTASGSFLAFLSLVAASEERWTAMFWWLGLALFVDGIDGPIARKLEVKEILPTWSGELLDNIIDYVTYVLIPAFALYQRGFMGEGLSFLSAAIIVVSSAIYYADTGMKTKENFFKGFPVVWNMVVFTLFVIEPGQWVSFAVVVVAGILTFIPINFIHPVRVVRLRRINLTMTLLWCAFGALALAQAALAAFYDQIGVLGEQVGTFTKIGITVTGLYLACIGGIMQFFPNLGAKKA; this comes from the coding sequence GTGAGCAAGAACACAACGGCCAGAAAGGCCGCCAAGAAGATCGCGGACCGGATTCCGCGACCGAAGAAGAAGGTCACCTGGCCGCAGGCAAGGGCATTCTCCGTCCACCTGCTGACCGCGTCTGGCTCGTTCCTTGCGTTCCTGTCACTGGTGGCGGCGAGCGAGGAGCGCTGGACGGCAATGTTCTGGTGGCTCGGACTGGCGCTGTTCGTCGACGGCATCGACGGGCCGATCGCCAGGAAGCTCGAGGTCAAGGAAATCCTGCCGACCTGGTCGGGCGAACTCCTCGACAACATCATCGACTATGTGACCTATGTGCTGATCCCGGCCTTCGCGCTCTACCAGCGCGGCTTCATGGGCGAGGGACTGTCGTTCCTTTCGGCTGCGATCATCGTCGTTTCCAGCGCGATCTACTATGCCGACACCGGCATGAAGACGAAGGAGAATTTCTTCAAGGGATTCCCCGTGGTCTGGAACATGGTGGTGTTCACATTGTTCGTCATCGAACCGGGACAATGGGTGTCGTTCGCTGTCGTGGTGGTGGCTGGCATCCTGACCTTCATCCCGATCAATTTCATCCATCCGGTGCGGGTGGTGCGGCTGCGGCGAATCAATCTCACAATGACCCTTTTGTGGTGCGCCTTCGGCGCGCTTGCGCTTGCGCAGGCGGCTCTCGCGGCCTTCTACGATCAGATCGGTGTGCTGGGCGAACAGGTCGGCACTTTCACCAAGATCGGCATTACCGTTACCGGGCTTTATCTGGCCTGCATTGGCGGCATCATGCAGTTCTTTCCAAATCTCGGTGCCAAGAAGGCCTGA
- a CDS encoding DUF2182 domain-containing protein — protein sequence MRLDQRGDSAHSGVMTGHQDDFSHLDRTGRAMAHVARNPRLTVNIVVGAGIAFAWLLLGAMAIRGAEVRGSAPGDTLLHGLPRLPLPDFLERFFALCLSPAPLDASIGLRAVALVMMWFLMAIAVMLPSAAPMIRTYCEIADTARIKGEPVVHPLVLVAGYLGVWLAASMLFSAMTLSVHTFAASSEIYDPVLGIAGALALLVAGLYQFSGLKEACLKKCRNPFSILFSNWSAKASSVFRLGVAQGIWCFGCCWALMLVMFAVGVMNIFWMALIGVFTLIEKQMKGSLPTRLAGAILLVWAAALLVVSLSVGEIR from the coding sequence ATGCGGCTTGATCAACGCGGCGATTCGGCCCATTCGGGTGTCATGACCGGCCACCAGGACGATTTCAGCCATCTCGACCGCACCGGCCGCGCCATGGCACATGTCGCGCGCAACCCGCGTTTGACGGTCAACATTGTCGTTGGCGCCGGCATCGCATTCGCATGGCTGTTGCTGGGGGCGATGGCGATTCGCGGCGCCGAGGTCCGAGGCAGCGCGCCCGGCGACACCCTCCTGCACGGCCTGCCACGGCTGCCGCTGCCCGATTTCCTGGAGCGGTTCTTCGCGCTCTGCCTGTCGCCGGCGCCACTGGACGCAAGCATCGGCTTGCGTGCCGTTGCGCTCGTCATGATGTGGTTCCTGATGGCGATCGCCGTGATGCTGCCATCCGCGGCCCCGATGATCCGGACCTATTGCGAGATCGCCGATACAGCCCGGATCAAGGGCGAGCCGGTCGTCCATCCTCTGGTGCTGGTTGCCGGCTATCTCGGCGTCTGGCTCGCTGCCTCGATGCTGTTTTCGGCAATGACGCTCAGCGTGCACACATTCGCCGCGTCCAGCGAAATCTACGATCCGGTGCTTGGGATTGCCGGCGCGCTCGCATTGCTGGTTGCCGGCCTCTATCAGTTCAGCGGCCTCAAGGAGGCCTGCCTGAAGAAATGCCGCAACCCGTTCTCGATCCTGTTTTCAAACTGGAGCGCCAAGGCCAGCAGTGTCTTCCGGCTCGGTGTAGCGCAAGGCATCTGGTGTTTCGGCTGCTGCTGGGCGCTCATGCTGGTGATGTTCGCCGTCGGCGTGATGAACATCTTCTGGATGGCGCTGATCGGCGTGTTCACCCTGATTGAAAAACAGATGAAGGGCAGTCTTCCAACCCGACTGGCCGGTGCGATACTGCTTGTCTGGGCAGCCGCGCTGCTAGTAGTCTCGCTTTCAGTGGGGGAAATTCGATGA
- a CDS encoding DsbA family oxidoreductase, with protein sequence MSEANAITVDVVSDVVCPWCFIGQKRLDKAVAAAGDIEVHIRWRPFQLDPTIPPQGKDRREYMLAKFGSDERIREIHARIEPLGDAEGISFAFDAIKVAPNTLDAHRLIRWAGAAGEAVQNRLVRRLFQLNFEEGVNIGDHAVLVEAAREAGMDASVVATLLPTDADIEAVRTEIATASRMGISGVPCFLLEGKYVVMGAQDVDTLADAIRQVAAAKARGELDTVG encoded by the coding sequence ATGAGCGAAGCGAACGCCATAACCGTTGATGTGGTGTCGGACGTCGTCTGTCCGTGGTGCTTCATCGGCCAGAAGCGGCTGGACAAGGCGGTTGCCGCGGCCGGCGATATCGAGGTGCACATACGCTGGCGGCCGTTCCAGCTCGATCCGACCATTCCGCCGCAGGGCAAGGACCGCCGGGAGTATATGCTGGCCAAGTTCGGCAGCGACGAGCGCATTCGCGAGATTCATGCCCGCATCGAACCGCTTGGCGACGCCGAGGGCATTTCCTTTGCCTTCGATGCCATCAAGGTGGCGCCAAACACGCTGGATGCGCACCGACTGATCCGCTGGGCTGGCGCCGCCGGTGAAGCCGTGCAGAACAGGCTGGTCCGCCGCCTGTTCCAGCTGAATTTCGAGGAGGGCGTCAACATCGGCGACCATGCCGTGTTGGTCGAAGCCGCCCGCGAGGCCGGCATGGACGCATCCGTGGTGGCAACGCTCTTGCCGACCGACGCCGATATCGAAGCGGTGCGCACCGAGATCGCCACGGCATCGCGCATGGGCATATCAGGCGTGCCGTGTTTTCTGCTTGAAGGCAAATATGTCGTGATGGGCGCGCAGGACGTCGACACGCTGGCTGATGCCATCCGCCAGGTGGCGGCTGCCAAGGCCCGCGGCGAACTGGACACGGTCGGCTGA
- a CDS encoding UbiH/UbiF family hydroxylase, which translates to MEHQETARILIAGTGPAGLIAALAFADAGFAVTLVGPEASAPDGRTTALMNPALKVLERLDLLEDIKPKAAPLKVMRIVDATSRLIRSPVVTFRAAEIDEEQFGLNLPNSVLGPALAAKVASHSGIEWRRSMVKAWHLGADKAHADLADGSEVGASLAVAADGRQSPAREAADISTAARSYPQAALVLNFGHSRDHAFTSTEFHTETGPFTQVPLPGNRSSLVWVVKPETAKALAALDDATLSMRVEEQMQSMLGRVTVEPGRQIYPLSTVTPLRFARERVALVGEAAHVFPPIGAQGLNLGIRDIDDLVGIASENREDPGGAKALAAYDFKRRPDILARSGAVNLLNMSLLSDMLPAQIARGAGLGVLGGFAPLRAFFMREGLRPGSGFAALAGGLRKPVRQR; encoded by the coding sequence TTGGAGCATCAGGAAACAGCGCGCATACTGATTGCCGGCACGGGTCCCGCAGGGCTGATCGCGGCGCTCGCTTTCGCCGATGCGGGCTTTGCGGTGACCCTTGTCGGGCCCGAGGCATCGGCCCCCGATGGCCGCACCACGGCGCTGATGAACCCTGCCCTGAAAGTGCTTGAGCGGCTTGATCTCCTCGAAGACATCAAACCCAAGGCCGCGCCGTTGAAGGTCATGCGCATCGTCGATGCGACCAGCCGGCTGATCCGCAGTCCCGTCGTCACCTTCCGCGCCGCCGAGATCGACGAGGAGCAGTTTGGGCTGAACCTGCCCAACAGCGTCCTTGGCCCGGCGCTTGCCGCCAAGGTGGCCTCGCATTCCGGGATCGAATGGCGCAGGTCGATGGTCAAGGCCTGGCATCTCGGTGCCGACAAGGCTCACGCCGACCTCGCCGACGGCAGTGAGGTTGGCGCGTCGCTGGCGGTCGCCGCCGATGGACGCCAATCGCCCGCCCGCGAGGCAGCGGATATCTCGACTGCCGCGCGCTCCTACCCGCAAGCCGCGCTCGTGCTCAATTTCGGGCATAGCCGAGACCATGCCTTCACCTCGACGGAGTTCCACACCGAGACAGGACCATTCACACAGGTTCCGCTGCCGGGCAATCGCTCAAGTCTCGTCTGGGTGGTTAAGCCCGAGACAGCCAAGGCGCTTGCCGCCCTGGATGACGCGACGCTGTCAATGCGGGTCGAGGAGCAGATGCAGTCAATGCTGGGTCGGGTCACCGTGGAGCCGGGCCGGCAGATCTATCCGCTTTCGACCGTGACGCCCCTGCGCTTCGCGCGAGAGAGGGTGGCACTTGTCGGCGAAGCCGCGCATGTGTTTCCGCCGATCGGTGCGCAAGGCCTCAACCTTGGTATCAGGGATATTGACGATCTGGTTGGTATTGCGAGCGAAAATCGTGAGGACCCCGGCGGCGCCAAGGCCCTTGCCGCCTACGATTTCAAGCGTCGCCCCGATATTCTGGCGCGCAGCGGTGCAGTCAATCTCCTCAACATGTCGCTGCTTTCCGACATGTTGCCGGCGCAGATCGCGCGGGGCGCTGGTCTGGGCGTGCTCGGTGGTTTTGCGCCGCTCCGTGCCTTCTTCATGCGCGAAGGGCTTCGTCCAGGCAGCGGCTTTGCAGCACTTGCGGGTGGCCTGCGAAAGCCGGTGCGGCAGCGGTAG
- the hspQ gene encoding heat shock protein HspQ — MKTAKFAIGQVVRHRLFPFRGIIFDVDPQFANTDEWYEAIPADVRPRKDQPFYHLLAENSETEYIAYVSEQNLLEDRSGEPVRHPQIKEMFDKKPDGRYEPKRQSKH; from the coding sequence ATGAAAACGGCCAAATTCGCGATCGGACAGGTGGTTCGCCACCGGCTGTTTCCGTTTCGGGGCATCATTTTCGACGTCGATCCGCAATTCGCCAACACCGACGAATGGTACGAAGCCATCCCCGCCGACGTGCGGCCTCGCAAGGATCAGCCATTTTACCATCTGCTCGCCGAGAATTCGGAAACCGAATACATAGCCTATGTGTCCGAGCAGAATCTGCTTGAGGATCGGTCGGGCGAGCCCGTTCGCCATCCGCAGATCAAGGAGATGTTCGACAAGAAGCCGGATGGACGCTACGAGCCGAAACGGCAGTCCAAGCACTGA
- a CDS encoding DUF1326 domain-containing protein gives MTDQGWAMKGELVLSCNCTVFCPCVLSLGSHPPTEGYCQTWAGFRIDAGHFGEVDLSGLNLGLIMEIPGYMSRGNWTAGLFIDKRASIYAVKALTKIFTGKAGGTTSLLSILVGKFLGVEQVPITYETRDKTRIFQIPKIIDGAVTPIAGKDREKDTVITNSEYWIAPEIIVARSDKSKMRAFGRNWNFAGRSAEICKLDWRGP, from the coding sequence ATGACAGATCAGGGCTGGGCAATGAAAGGAGAGCTCGTACTCTCCTGCAATTGCACGGTTTTTTGCCCTTGCGTGCTATCGCTCGGCAGTCATCCTCCAACCGAGGGCTATTGCCAGACCTGGGCGGGTTTCCGTATCGATGCCGGTCATTTCGGGGAGGTCGACCTGTCAGGCCTTAACCTTGGGCTGATCATGGAAATCCCCGGCTACATGAGCCGAGGCAACTGGACCGCCGGCCTGTTCATCGACAAACGCGCCTCGATCTATGCGGTCAAGGCCTTGACGAAGATCTTCACCGGCAAGGCGGGCGGGACCACGTCGCTGCTGTCGATCCTCGTCGGAAAATTCCTGGGTGTCGAACAGGTGCCGATCACCTACGAGACGCGGGACAAGACGCGTATCTTCCAGATACCGAAGATCATCGATGGCGCGGTGACGCCAATCGCCGGCAAGGATCGCGAGAAGGATACGGTGATCACGAATTCCGAATACTGGATCGCGCCGGAGATCATCGTGGCGAGGTCCGACAAGAGCAAGATGCGCGCCTTTGGCCGCAACTGGAATTTTGCTGGCCGCTCGGCCGAGATCTGCAAGCTGGATTGGCGGGGCCCGTGA